The genomic region CGCCGACGGGTTCTGGTTGGGCCCCACCCTGATCGACAACGTCACGCCCGAGATGAGCATCTACACCGACGAGATCTTCGGCCCCGTGCTCTCGGTCGTTCGGGTCGAGACATACGACGAGGCGCTGAACCTGATCAACGACAACCCCTACGGCAACGGCACCGCCATCTTCACCAACGACGGTGGCGCCGCCCGGCGCTTCCAGAACGAGGTGCAGGTCGGCATGGTCGGCATCAACGTGCCGATCCCCGTCCCGATGGCCTACTACAGCTTCGGCGGCTGGAAGGCCTCGCTGTTCGGTGACTCCCACGCCCACGGCATGGACGGCGTCAACTTCTTCACCCGCCAGAAGGCCATCACCCAGCGCTGGCTGGACCCCAGCCACGGCGGCATCGAGCTGGGCTTCCCCCAGAACGCGTAACCCCATCCCCCAACCCCAGCCCGCGAGACTGCGGTGAGATCGCCGAAACCCCTCATTCCACGATCTCACCGCAGTCTCGACAACGGGGTTCCCCCCGCGACCATCGCCTGATGAGTGAAAGATGTCTTCCATGACCGTGACCAATGACGCCGCCATCCTGCCCAACGGCCTGTCCGTCGACGAGGCACGCCGCGAGGCCGCGCGCGCCTACGAGCTGGACCGCGCGCACGTGTTCCATTCCTGGTCGGCGCAGGCCGAGATCTCCCCGATGACGATCACCGCGTCGGAGGGCTGTTACGTCTGGGACGGCGACGGAAACCGTTTTCTGGACTTCTCGTCGATGTTGGTCAACACCAATATCGGCCACCAGCACCCGAAGGTGGTCGCGGCCATCCAGGCACAGGCGGCCAAGCTCTGCACCGTCGCGCCGCAGCACGCCAACGACGCCCGGTCCGAGGCCGCGCGGCTGATCGCCGAGCGCACCCCGGGCGACCTGAACAAGGTGTTCTTCACCAACGGCGGCGCCGACGCCGTCGAGCACGCGGTGCGCATGGCGCGTCTGCACACCGGGCGCTACAAGGTGCTCAGCCGCTACCGCTCCTACCACGGCGGCACGGAGACGGCGGTCAACTTGACCGGTGACCCGCGGCGCTGGCCCAACGATCACGGCAACGCCGGCATCGTGCACTTCTTCGGGCCGTTCCTGTACCGGTCGCGTTTTCACGCCACCACCGAGGCCGAGGAGACCGAGCGCGCTCTCGACCACCTCCACGAGACGATCCGCATGGAGGGTCCGTCGACCATCGCGGCCATCATTCTCGAGTCCATCCCCGGCACCGCAGGCATCATGATCCCGCCTCCGGGCTACATCGCCGGCGTGCGGCAACTGTGCGACGAGTACGGCATCGTGTTCATCGCCGACGAGGTCATGTCGGGCTTCGGCCGCAGCGGAAAGTGGTTCGCCATCGAGCATTTCGATGTCGTGCCTGACCTGATGACGTTCGCGAAGGGTGTCAACTCCGGCTACGTGCCGCTGGGCGGCGTGGCGATCAATGCGAAGATCGCCGAGACGTTCGCGCATCGCGCCTACCCCGGCGGTTTGACGTACTCCGGCCACCCGCTGGCCACCGCCTCCGCCGTGGCCACGATCAACGCGATGGCCGATGAGGGCATCGTCGAGAACGCGGCACGCATCGGCGAGCAGGTCATCGGGCCACGGCTGCGCGAGATGGCCGGCCGGCACCGTTGCATCGGCGAGGTCCGCGGCACGGGTGTGTTCTGGGCCGTCGAGCTGGTCGCCGACCAGCAGACGCGGGAGCCGTTGGCACCCTACGGTTCCAGTAGCCCGGCCATGAACGCCGTTGTCGCCGCCTGCAAGCAGGGCGGGCTGTTGCCGTTCGCGAACTTCAACCGGATCCACGTGGTGCCGGCCCTCAACATCAGCGATGAGGAGGCCAACACCGGCCTCGACATCCTCGATCGGGCGCTGGAGACCGCAGACGCTGCGCTCTGAGCTCAGCGCGCGTCCATGAAGTGGGCGGCGATCTCATCGCTCGTGGTCAGCCAAGCGTCAGGCTGTCCGGCCAAGTACCTCAAGGCTTGATCGAGGTACTTGTGCCGGAACGGCTGGCCGATCACGAAGGGATGCAACGCCAGCGCCATCACACGGCCGCTGGACGACGAGTCAATCCTCAGCTGCTCGTATTGGTCCTTGACGATTTGGACGAACTCGTCGCCAGTGCATCCCCGTCCGAACATCAGTAGGTCGTTGAGTTCCACCGAGTACGGAACGCTGATGACACCCGGGACGGTGAGTGGATAGGGCTGATCGTCGTTGGTCCAGTCGAGGACGTAGCGATATCCGAGATCGGCGAGGAGTTCGGGGGTCCGCAGGGTTTCGGTGAGACCCGGACCCATCCATCCCTGCGGCCGGCGCCCAGTCGCGTGAGTGATGGACTCGGTGATGTCGGTGAGTACGTCGCGCTCCTCGGCTGACGTCATGCCGGTGTGCAGGACCGAGTTCGTGCGTCCGTGCGCCAGCCACGTCCAGTCGCGGGCCACACCCGCCGAGATGATCTGCGGGTGCTCCTCGATGACGGCCGAGTTCAGCAGCACGCTGGGCCGGATGCCGTGGCTGTCGAGGGCCTCGATCGTCCGCCAGATCCCGACTCGGGCCCCGTAGTCGCGCCAGCCGTAGTTCAATGCGTCGGGGACGAGATCTGCGGTACCCGGCCAGATGCTTGTCGACGGCCGGTCCACCAGGAAGTGC from Mycolicibacterium sp. YH-1 harbors:
- a CDS encoding aspartate aminotransferase family protein, which codes for MTVTNDAAILPNGLSVDEARREAARAYELDRAHVFHSWSAQAEISPMTITASEGCYVWDGDGNRFLDFSSMLVNTNIGHQHPKVVAAIQAQAAKLCTVAPQHANDARSEAARLIAERTPGDLNKVFFTNGGADAVEHAVRMARLHTGRYKVLSRYRSYHGGTETAVNLTGDPRRWPNDHGNAGIVHFFGPFLYRSRFHATTEAEETERALDHLHETIRMEGPSTIAAIILESIPGTAGIMIPPPGYIAGVRQLCDEYGIVFIADEVMSGFGRSGKWFAIEHFDVVPDLMTFAKGVNSGYVPLGGVAINAKIAETFAHRAYPGGLTYSGHPLATASAVATINAMADEGIVENAARIGEQVIGPRLREMAGRHRCIGEVRGTGVFWAVELVADQQTREPLAPYGSSSPAMNAVVAACKQGGLLPFANFNRIHVVPALNISDEEANTGLDILDRALETADAAL
- a CDS encoding polysaccharide deacetylase family protein: MTTSKPVPPFTYSPIIERAPIVWPDGAKVAVYIGLNVEHFLVDRPSTSIWPGTADLVPDALNYGWRDYGARVGIWRTIEALDSHGIRPSVLLNSAVIEEHPQIISAGVARDWTWLAHGRTNSVLHTGMTSAEERDVLTDITESITHATGRRPQGWMGPGLTETLRTPELLADLGYRYVLDWTNDDQPYPLTVPGVISVPYSVELNDLLMFGRGCTGDEFVQIVKDQYEQLRIDSSSSGRVMALALHPFVIGQPFRHKYLDQALRYLAGQPDAWLTTSDEIAAHFMDAR